The segment GGCGGTACGCTCACCAACTACGCGACCATCAAGCGCAGTGTGGACAAGCTGAAAAAGCTCGAGAAAAAGGTCGAAATGGACCGCGATAATATGATTAAAAAAGAACTCGTGCTGATCGAGAAGAATATCGAACGTACCCGCTCGTTCTACGACGGTATCCGCGATATGAAGAAACTTCCCGATGCGTTATGGGTGGTCGACGCGAAACGCGAGATCAACGCGATACTCGAAGCCCGTAAGCTCGGTATTACCATCTTCGGTATCGCCGACACCAACTGCGATCCCGATATCATGGATCATATCGTGCCCGGTAACGACGACGCGATCCGCGCGGTCAAACTTCTGACCGAGATCATGGCCGACGCCGTCATCGAAGGTTCGACTGTCGCCGCGAAGCAGGATATGGATGTCGCTCCCGCTGAAGCCGCCGATGAAGCTAAAGAAACCGTAGCCCCCGCGGCCGTAGTCGCCGCTCCCGCTGTAGCGCCCGCCGGCGAGGCGATCTCCAGCGAGATGCCCGATTTCGTGGATGACGACGAGGCTGAAGAAGTCGCGGCGCTTACCGACGATACCGAAGAAAATATTGACGAAGAAACCATATAGCAGTCTTTTGAACACAAGAAAAGGAGCTTAGTTAAATGGATATTACGATGGATATGATAAAGGAACTGAAGGAACGTTCCGGCGCGGGTATAGTCGATTGTAAAAACGTACTGAAAGAAACTAACGGCAATATTGACGAAGCGGCGGATATACTCCGCAAGAAAGGTTTGAGTAAAGCGGATAAAAAAGCCGACCGTGTCGCCAAAGAAGGGCTGGTCGTGCATAAAATGTCCGCCGATAATAAAAGGGGCTTGGTAATCAAGCTGAACTGCGAGACCGATTTCGTAGCAAAGACGGAAAAATTCCAGAGTTTCTGCAGCGAAGCCGCGGATCTCGTTTTCAGCAAAAACTACCCGTTCTCCGCCGAACTTCCCGCCGATCTCGACGAGCTTCGCAGGAACACGGTCGCTAAGGTCGGGGAAAATATCCTCGTCTCGGAATGGGCTTATATCGACGCGAAAGGCGTGCTTTTCCCCTATATCCACCTCGCGAAAGTGGGCGTTATCGCCGATTTCATATTCGGTAAGGATATTTCCAAGGATGAAGATACCCAGCAGTTTATGAAGAATATTGCGATGCAGATTACCGCGATGAAACCTCTCGGCGTTACCGCTGAGGATATTCCCGCGGAACTGGTCGCTAAAGAGAAAGAGATATATATGGAAGAAGCCCGCGCGACGGGGAAACCCGAGCCGGTAATAGAAAAGATCGCCGAAGGGAAATTGAAGAAGTTTTTCGAGGAAGCAGTGCTTCTCGAACAGTTCTATATTCTCGACGAAGAGAAGAGAATTAAGGACCTCGTGGCCGAGTTCTCCAAATCCAAGGGCGTCGATGTTAAAGTCGCTTCTTTCATCAGAATAAACCTTTAAGCAATAGTCCCCTCTTTGGAGGGGATTTTTTTTGCTCTTGCCAGTTCGAATAATAATAAAGGTGGGAGCCATCCATGTATAATCGCGTATTGGTAAAAGTCAGCGGCGAAGTATTCGGGGGAGGCCGTCATGGTCTCGATTACGACGCCGTCACAAAAGTCGCTTATCAAATCTCGCAAGCTAAGGAACTCGGCGTCGAAATCGGCGTAGTGGTCGGGGGCGGAAATATTATCCGCGGTATCGACGCGCAGACTCACGGGGTCGAACGCGCCACGGCGGACTATATGGGAATGCTCGCGACCGTGATCAACGCGCTCGCGCTCCAGTCGATGCTCGAGCAGAAATTCGGCTACGATGTACGTACCCAGACCGCCGTACCCGTGCACGCGGTCGCGGAGGATTTTATCCAACGGGTCGCTATCGGCCATCTCGAGAAGAAACGTATCGTTATCTTCGCGGGCGGTACCGGCAACCCGTTCTTTTCCACCGACACCGCCGCCGTGCTCCGCGCTATCGAGATCAACGCCGATATTATGATCAAGGCTACCAAGGTGGACGGCGTGTACGACAAAGACCCCAAGAAGCATTCCGACGCGGTCAAGTACGACGAGCTTTCTTATATGTCGGTACTCAAACAGCAGTTGAAGGTGCTGGACGCGACCGCAATCAGCCTGTGTATGGACAATAACCTGCCGGTTCAGGTGCTCGATATATTCGAGGAAGGTAATATCCGCCATGCTATCGAGGGCAAGCCTGTCGGCACGATGATCAGGTAATATGAAGATCACATCCGGCGAATTCAAGGGGAGGAATCTCCTGGTACCCGAGCGCGGGGTCAAACCCACGTCGGAGAAAGTCCGCCAGGCGGTCATCAGTATCCTCCGCCCGCATCTTTCCGG is part of the Brevinematales bacterium genome and harbors:
- the rpsB gene encoding 30S ribosomal protein S2, which encodes MKALLEAGVHFGHQTKIWNPKMRPYIYQKRHHIYIIDLRYTMEKLKECYNAMKELVLKGGTVLFVGTKKQAQGAIKEEALRSGSAYVSKRWLGGTLTNYATIKRSVDKLKKLEKKVEMDRDNMIKKELVLIEKNIERTRSFYDGIRDMKKLPDALWVVDAKREINAILEARKLGITIFGIADTNCDPDIMDHIVPGNDDAIRAVKLLTEIMADAVIEGSTVAAKQDMDVAPAEAADEAKETVAPAAVVAAPAVAPAGEAISSEMPDFVDDDEAEEVAALTDDTEENIDEETI
- the tsf gene encoding translation elongation factor Ts, with amino-acid sequence MDITMDMIKELKERSGAGIVDCKNVLKETNGNIDEAADILRKKGLSKADKKADRVAKEGLVVHKMSADNKRGLVIKLNCETDFVAKTEKFQSFCSEAADLVFSKNYPFSAELPADLDELRRNTVAKVGENILVSEWAYIDAKGVLFPYIHLAKVGVIADFIFGKDISKDEDTQQFMKNIAMQITAMKPLGVTAEDIPAELVAKEKEIYMEEARATGKPEPVIEKIAEGKLKKFFEEAVLLEQFYILDEEKRIKDLVAEFSKSKGVDVKVASFIRINL
- a CDS encoding UMP kinase, whose product is MYNRVLVKVSGEVFGGGRHGLDYDAVTKVAYQISQAKELGVEIGVVVGGGNIIRGIDAQTHGVERATADYMGMLATVINALALQSMLEQKFGYDVRTQTAVPVHAVAEDFIQRVAIGHLEKKRIVIFAGGTGNPFFSTDTAAVLRAIEINADIMIKATKVDGVYDKDPKKHSDAVKYDELSYMSVLKQQLKVLDATAISLCMDNNLPVQVLDIFEEGNIRHAIEGKPVGTMIR